A window of Tripterygium wilfordii isolate XIE 37 chromosome 7, ASM1340144v1, whole genome shotgun sequence contains these coding sequences:
- the LOC120001259 gene encoding defensin-like protein 21, with product MTQIRVASFILFMLVVASMDAVRVNGQVATDGNCCHEHEEFGRCLTSEEEDGCFAFCKTLDCGFGYCNHEGGVHACFCGCP from the exons ATGACCCAAATTCGAGTTGCTTCATTCATCCTTTTCATGCTTGTCGTGGCATCTATGG ATGCTGTGAGAGTGAATGGTCAAGTGGCGACTGATGGAAATTGTTGCCATGAGCACGAGGAGTTTGGTAGGTGTTTGAcaagtgaagaagaagacggGTGCTTTGCTTTTTGCAAGACTCTTGATTGCGGATTTGGCTATTGCAATCACGAAGGGGGAGTTCATGCATGTTTCTGTGGTTGTCCTTGA
- the LOC120001323 gene encoding leucine-rich repeat-containing protein 9 — protein sequence MTCLTIEQVLKEKQTGDRNAVTVLDLNWKALSDVSCLSEFKNLEKLDLGSNNLTSLEGLRSCVNLKWLSVVQNNLQSLKGIEGLSKLTVLNAGKNKLKSMEEVKSLVSLRAVILNDNEIASICKLDQMKDLNTLVLSKNPIRKIGGSLANVKSIRKVSLSHCQLEAIESSLKSCTELKELRLAHNDIKVVPPELASNRKLQNLDLGNNLITRWSDLKVLNSLVNLKNLNLQGNPIAEKDELAKKVQNSLPNLHVFNAKPINKFINDRKDVNVGRVDSSSLIAGNEIDNASILNVDEQLKQKKKKAEEKTFKKEGLVHKETTDHDTEEVLKRKRKKSNDEISANEEVNFENSGVDVEMKPKKKMKKENLSKKEVRVIEQNNGEVKNKLRKKLKKVQGELDIIDDGEASFADLFAANSTENTKYGGVEKKVDKVVHNLKDADGLAAYPAKKKKSKSKGIEPKLDFTPTVEIGMGGLSTWDD from the exons ATGACTTGCCTAACCATCGAGCAGGTGTTGAAGGAGAAACAGACCGGTGATCGTAACGCCGTTActgttctcgatctgaattggAAAGCTCTCTCTGAT GTTTCGTGCTTGAGcgagttcaagaacttggagaaACTCGACCTTGGATCCAACAATCTCACTTCACTTGAGGGCTTGCGGTCGTGCGTCAATTTGAAGTGGTTGTCAGTTGTTCAAAACAACTTGCAGAGTTTGAAAGGAATCGAAGGCCTTTCTAAGCTTACT GTATTAAATGCTGGCAAAAATAAGCTTAAGTCAATGGAAGAAGTAAAATCTCTTGTGAGCTTGCGTGCAGTCATTTTGAATG ATAATGAGATAGCTTCCATATGCAAGCTTGATCAAATGAAAGACTTGAACACTCTAG TGCTTTCCAAAAATCCAATTCGTAAAATTGGTGGTTCTCTGGCCAATGTGAAATCTATCAGGAAG GTTTCTCTTTCTCATTGCCAACTGGAAGCTATCGAATCATCTCTAAAGTCCTGCACCGAGTTGAAGGAGCTCCGACTTGCTCACAATGACATCAAG GTTGTCCCACCAGAGTTGGCTTCTAATAGAAAGCTTCAGAATTTGgacttgggaaataacttgatCACTAGATGGTCAGATCTTAAG GTGCTTAATTCACTggttaacctgaaaaacctcaaCCTACAAGGAAATCCTATTGCGGAGAAGGATGAATTAGCtaaaaag GTCCAAAATTCATTGCCAAACTTGCATGTATTTAACGCTAAaccaataaataaatttattaatgaTAGGAAAGATGTGAATGTTGGAAGAGTTGATAGCTCTTCACTTATAGCTGGTAATGAGATAGACAATGCCAGCATACTTAATGTGGATGAGCAATTGaagcagaagaaaaagaaagctgaAGAGAAAACATTTAAGAAAGAAGGGCTAGTCCACAAGGAGACTACTGACCATGATACAGAGGAGGTATTGAAGCGGAAAAGGAAAAAGTCGAATGATGAAATCTCAGCGAATGAAGAAGTGAACTTTGAGAATAGTGGTGTTGACGTAGAAATGAAAcccaagaagaaaatgaagaaagaaaatctcTCTAAGAAAGAAGTTCGGGTTATCGAGCAGAATAACGGAGAGGTCAAAAATAaattgagaaagaaattgaagaaggTACAAGGTGAACTTGATATTATAGATGATGGTGAAGCTTCTTTTGCAGATCTTTTTGCTGCAAATTCTACAGAAAATACAAAGTACGGTGGTGTGGAGAAAAAAGTTGACAAAGTCGTTCACAATCTGAAAGATGCGGATGGCTTAGCTGCCTACCctgcaaagaaaaagaaaagtaaaagcaAGGGCATCGAACCTAAACTCGACTTTACCCCGACAGTTGAAATTGGAATGGGTGGGCTTTCTACTTGGGATGATTAG
- the LOC120003090 gene encoding F-box protein At2g27310-like, whose protein sequence is MSASFSTLLPDIIQNHILTRLDGPALASLACVSSELHALSTEEKLWQEICLATWNSVNTPRVGHVISTFPSGHRSFFSDSFPLLNHSQPSSGNPGRSPPTSPLILAVDIYYKNELIFSRVRETKTATEKFLRSPYRVDLLDPKEAVLTPVQHEGEIDTWLKHLEENVSLSWIVIDPTKKRAANLSTRRPVRVRWPCEQGEAQLHYATIMAGDGRSGSNEELVKCGLVVSCSGVGEGEVHVEEVSMEMEDMEGRILNGRDSLVILTDAIENGRRCKKGKGNEGKKRYQEFEVRKRERKQRREKVKDMVRNIGPMVLVMVLAFWCFLFMGSYKVASTYITRKQLQLH, encoded by the coding sequence ATGTCTGCTTCTTTCTCTACTCTGCTTCCCGATATTATCCAGAACCATATCCTGACCCGGCTCGATGGCCCGGCCCTGGCTTCCCTGGCATGCGTTTCATCCGAATTGCACGCCCTGTCCACGGAAGAAAAACTGTGGCAGGAAATTTGTCTTGCCACGTGGAATTCAGTTAACACTCCACGTGTCGGTCATGTCATCTCGACATTCCCTTCTGGTCATCGCTCATTCTTCTCCGATTCCTTTCCCCTCCTAAACCACTCGCAACCATCGAGCGGCAATCCTGGTCGTTCACCGCCAACTTCACCATTAATCTTGGCCGTTGACATTTACTACAAGAACGAGCTCATATTCTCGAGGGTTCGGGAAACAAAGACAGCAACAGAAAAGTTTCTACGTTCTCCTTACCGGGTCGATTTACTTGACCCGAAGGAGGCCGTTTTGACTCCGGTACAACATGAGGGAGAAATAGACACGTGGCTTAAGCACCTTGAAGAGAACGTGAGTTTGAGTTGGATCGTAATAGATCCGACAAAGAAGCGGGCGGCGAATTTGTCTACTAGGAGGCCTGTTCGGGTGAGATGGCCATGCGAGCAAGGAGAGGCGCAGCTGCATTACGCGACAATCATGGCAGGAGATGGACGGTCAGGATCGAATGAGGAGTTAGTGAAGTGTGGGTTGGTGGTGTCGTGCAGTGGGGTGGGGGAAGGGGAGGTGCATGTGGAGGAGGTGAGTATGGAGATGGAGGACATGGAGGGGAGGATTTTAAATGGGAGGGATAGCTTGGTCATTTTAACGGATGCTATAGAGAATGGGAGGAGATGCAAGAAGGGTAAGGGAAATGAAGGGAAAAAGAGGTACCAGGAATTTGAagtaagaaaaagagagagaaagcaaaGAAGAGAGAAGGTTAAGGACATGGTTCGGAATATTGGTCCAATGGTGTTGGTGATGGTACTGGCCTTTTGGTGTTTTCTCTTTATGGGTTCATATAAGGTAGCATCGACGTATATAACAagaaaacaacttcaattgcattGA
- the LOC120001228 gene encoding F-box protein At2g27310-like produces the protein MDSSCSSATNFDQGGGTTISTVHPDIIQTHILTRLDGPTLASAACVSSQLHALSTQDKLWRHICSSTWPSVDDPRVSNLISAFPAGHRSFYNDSFTILDHNQQLLKRNPESLVPTSKLVSAVDIFYKEKLIFSRVQEMETVSGWFLCSPFRVDLLDPKETVSTPVTKVGENEAWLKHMEDNLKLSWIVIDPTRRRAANISTGKPVFVQRHWLTGEVQVRFGSIMVGEGRRGSETEFVDCGVVVTWGGKEGGELHVSEVSMVVEDMEGRNLNGRDSLVILQDALDAGKRRKVRSGKEGKERYEEYVERKRERNGGKQRRERALDMACIATGVTVFLSFWTFILFR, from the coding sequence ATGGACTCTTCTTGCAGCTCTGCAACAAACTTCGATCAAGGCGGAGGAACCACCATCTCCACCGTCCATCCCGACATCATCCAGACCCACATACTCACCAGACTTGATGGCCCCACGCTCGCTTCAGCCGCTTGTGTCTCCTCCCAATTACACGCTCTCTCCACCCAAGACAAACTTTGGCGACATATTTGCTCTTCCACTTGGCCATCCGTCGACGACCCACGTGTCAGTAACTTAATTTCCGCCTTTCCCGCCGGTCACCGGTCATTCTACAACGATTCTTTCACGATCCTCGATCATAATCAACAACTTCTCAAGCGCAATCCCGAAAGCTTGGTTCCTACATCAAAATTGGTATCAGCCGTTGATATTTTTTATAAAGAGAAGCTTATTTTCTCCAGAGTACAGGAGATGGAGACCGTATCGGGTTGGTTTTTGTGTTCTCCGTTTCGGGTCGATTTACTTGACCCGAAGGAAACGGTTTCAACACCGGTTACAAAGGTTGGGGAAAACGAGGCCTGGCTCAAACATATGGAAGATAACTTGAAATTGAGTTGGATAGTAATTGACCCGACCCGGAGAAGGGCGGCCAACATATCGACCGGGAAGCCGGTGTTTGTTCAAAGGCACTGGTTGACAGGGGAGGTGCAGGTCCGGTTCGGGTCAATCATGGTAGGCGAGGGACGGCGGGGATCGGAGACGGAGTTTGTGGATTGTGGGGTGGTGGTGACGTGGGGAGGAAAGGAGGGAGGGGAGCTACATGTGAGCGAGGTGAGTATGGTGGTGGAGGACATGGAAGGAAGGAATCTGAATGGGAGGGATAGTTTGGTAATTTTGCAAGATGCCTTGGATGCTGGGAAGCGGAGGAAGGTAAGGAGCGGAAAAGAAGGGAAAGAAAGGTATGAAGAATACgtggagaggaagagagagaggaatggaGGAAAGCAGAGGAGGGAGAGGGCTTTGGACATGGCTTGCATTGCGACAGGGGTTACTGTTTTCCTGTCTTTTTGGACGTTCATTTTGTTCAGATGA
- the LOC120002125 gene encoding uncharacterized protein At5g41620-like, whose protein sequence is MEGKQHRGHSKIRKRGCSSSSSSSIVKRYRIKRAILVGLKGGSSTPVPTWKTSAQSPSFEMPNVEFTPSQGKEVPVSARKLAATLWEINKIPSPKKDLEKIELKNKEKLPPHLSDPSYSPDSERMDRSRCQVHKKRTSIVTKKLQMTDYKFEGGDSFSNTSLMEIETHSKHKSHNGCIVGIKTRLKDVSNGLKTSRELLKVLNHIWGLEEHQSAGKSLVAALRAEIGRARSQVDLLIKEQRSYHNEAEELVQRFAEEKAQWKIKERYKIRNGIASIAAQLEVEKKLRLQTERLNKKLGKELVDTKASLSKAIKELESEKRAKEILEQICDELAGGIGEDRAEVEQLKRESAKAREEVEKEREMLQLADVLREERVQMKLSEAKYHFEEKSAAVDNLKNELEDYLRTKIVEENGNGSPSFERIKELEAYLKKVQFGAYQNADKEEDEVRMANFENHERDDSGDSDLHSIELSMDNNCRSYKWSYTGDGDAGDDTKRISVNKETKGSLSVKENTKWGGISLNGIDWDFITGSQENSDRVDQERLSEMVSHSHALDYEEEIKRYKSVQSLRDHILSGPNAAASMQSFASPTRQWGQLLVMEESGSPVSENSPVLLGDS, encoded by the exons ATGGAAGGCAAACAACATAGAGGGCATTCAAAGATTCGAAAGAGAGgttgttcttcatcttcatcatcctcaATTGTTAAAAGATACAGAATCAAGCGTGCAATTCTTGTTGGATTAAAAGGTGGTTCTAGCACTCCAGTCCCAACTTGGAAGACAAGCGCACAGTCACCTTCTTTCGAGATGCCAAACGTTGAATTCACACCCTCTCAAGGCAAGGAAGTCCCTGTTTCTGCAAGAAAACTCGCTGCCACTTTGTGGGAGATCAATAAAATCCCTTCACCAAAAAAAGATTTGGAGAAGATTGAgttgaaaaacaaagaaaaactgCCACCACATTTGTCAGATCCGTCTTATAGTCCTGATTCGGAG AGAATGGATCGATCCAGATGCCAGGTTCATAAGAAAAGAACATCAATTGTTACTAAGAAACTTCAGATGACTGACTATAAGTTTGAAGGTGGGGACTCTTTCAGCAATACCAGTTTGATGGAG ATTGAAACTCATTCCAAACACAAATCGCACAATGGCTGCATCGTTGGGATTAAGACCCGCCTGAAGGATGTTAGTAACGGCCTAAAGACATCTAGGGAGCTTCTTAAAGTTCTGAATCATATCTGGGGTCTTGAAGAGCATCAGTCAGCAGGTAAATCTCTTGTAGCAGCCCTGCGTGCTGAAATTGGCCGAGCCCGCAGCCAAGTTGATCTATTGATAAAAGAACAAAGATCTTACCACAATGAGGCTGAGGAACTTGTGCAGCGTTTTGCAGAAGAAAAGGCGCAATGGAAAATCAAGGAGCGATACAAGATTCGCAATGGCATTGCATCTATAGCAGCACAACTTGAAGTAGAAAAGAAACTAAGATTACAGACAGAGAGATTGAACAAGAAGCTTGGGAAAGAACTGGTAGATACGAAGGCATCTCTGTCCAAGGCAATCAAAGAGCTAGAGAGCGAGAAGAGGGCAAAAGAGATATTGGAGCAAATATGTGATGAGTTAGCGGGAGGTATTGGAGAAGATAGAGCTGAGGTAGAACAACTGAAGAGAGAATCTGCAAAAGCTCGGGAGGAAGTCGAAAAAGAGAGGGAAATGCTTCAGTTAGCCGATGTACTGCGTGAAGAAAGAGTCCAAATGAAACTTTCTGAGGCTAAATATCATTTTGAGGAGAAAAGTGCAGCTGTAGACAATCTAAAAAATGAACTTGAGGATTACTTGAGAACCAAAATAGTCGAAGAGAATGGTAATGGTTCTCCAAGTTTTGAACGAATTAAGGAGCTTGAGGCTTATTTGAAGAAAGTTCAGTTTGGAGCTTATCAGAATGCAGAtaaagaggaagatgaagttaGAATGGCCAACTTTGAAAACCATGAAAGAGATGATTCGGGGGACAGTGATCTTCattccatagaattgagcatggaCAACAACTGTAGGAGCTACAAGTGGAGTTATACTGGCGACGGAGATGCTGGAGATGATACAAAGAGGATTTCAGTAAATAAAGAAACCAAGGGAAGTCTGTCTgtcaaagaaaacacaaagtggGGAGGAATTTCATTAAATGGCATTGATTGGGACTTCATAACTGGAAGTCAGGAAAATTCAGACAGAGTTGATCAAGAAAGGTTATCTGAGATGGTTTCACATTCACATGCGCTGGATTatgaagaagaaattaagaGATATAAGTCTGTCCAGAGTCTTAGAGATCACATATTATCAGGTCCTAATGCAGCAGCATCAATGCAAAGCTTTGCTAGTCCAACCCGACAGTGGGGTCAATTGTTGGTTATGGAAGAGTCTGGCAGTCCAGTTTCGGAGAACTCACCAGTGCTGCTGGGGGATAGTTGA
- the LOC120002126 gene encoding bifunctional nitrilase/nitrile hydratase NIT4A-like, with translation MQTTTLEAEQQRLLSDPKPMALAPTTSNDIPEVDMGGDSSAPTVRVTVVQASTVFYDTPATLDKAERLLAEAAGQGSQLVVFPEAFVGGYPRGSNFGAAIGNRTAKGREEFRKYHAAAIDVPGPEVDRLAAMAGKYKVFLVIGVIEREGYTLYCTVLFFDPQGLYLGKHRKMMPTAVERIIWGFGDGSTIPVFETPIGKIGAAICWENRMPLLRTAMYAKGIQIYCAPTADSRDVWQASMTHIALEGGCFVLGANQFCQRKDYPPPPEYVFSGTEEDLTPDSVVCAGGSVIISPSGTVLAGPNFDGEALISADLDLGDIARAKFDFDVVGHYAKPEVLSLTVRDHPAKPVTFTSTSEETETKHK, from the exons ATGCAAACCACGACACTGGAGGCAGAGCAGCAGCGACTGCTCTCGGACCCCAAGCCCATGGCGCTTGCTCCTACTACCAGCAATGATATCCCGGAGGTGGATATGGGTGGCGATTCCTCAGCCCCGACTGTCCGAGTAACTGTCGTCCAGGCTTCCACCGTATTTTATGATACTCCCGCCACTCTAG ACAAGGCAGAGAGACTATTGGCTGAAGCAGCAGGGCAGGGATCCCAGCTAGTTGTGTTTCCAGAAGCATTTGTGGGTGGTTATCCACGTGGGTCAAATTTTGGTGCTGCTATTGGCAACCGAACTGCAAAGGGTAGAGAGGAGTTTCGCAAGTATCATGCTGCAGCCATTGATGTACCTG GTCCTGAGGTTGATCGATTAGCAGCAATGGCTGGAAAATATAAGGTATTTTTAGTGATCGGTGTGATAGAAAGGGAAGGATATACACTTTATTGTACAGTGCTGTTTTTTGATCCTCAAGGTCTTTACCTGGGAAAGCATAGAAAAATGATGCCAACAGCAGTGGAACGTATAATCTGGGGATTTGGAGATGGATCAACGATTCCAGTTTTTGAAACTCCAATTGGAAAAATAGGTGCTGCCATATGTTGGGAAAATAGAATGCCACTTTTAAGGACAGCAATGTACGCTAAAG GTATTCAAATATATTGTGCACCAACCGCTGATTCCAGGGATGTGTGGCAAGCATCAATGACTCACATTGCTCTTGAGGGTGGATGTTTTGTATTGGGGGCCAACCAATTCTGTCAAAGAAAAGATTACCCACCTCCTCCAGAGTATGTATTTTCTGGCACAGAAGAAGACCTCACACCTGATTCTGTTGTCTGCGCTGGAGGCAGTGTGATTATATCTCCGTCAGGAACTGTATTAGCAGGACCTAATTTTGATGGGGAGGCACTGATCTCAGCTGATCTAG ACCTTGGAGATATAGCTCGGGCAAAATTCGACTTTGATGTGGTTGGGCATTATGCGAAGCCTGAAGTGCTCAGCTTGACTGTGCGGGATCATCCAGCAAAGCCTGTTACTTTCACATCAACTTCTGAGGAAACTGAAACCAAGCACAAATAG